The following coding sequences lie in one Mycobacterium gordonae genomic window:
- a CDS encoding polysaccharide deacetylase family protein — MPKRPDNLAWRYGRTVLGVVVAAGVLVIGGLTGHVTRADNQSCAAVKCVALTFDDGPSPYTDRLLQILKDNDAKATFFEIGNKVAANPAGAKRVVDAGMELGSHTWEHPNMTTIPPEDIAAQFSRANDAIVAATGRKPALYRPAGGLSNPAVRQAAANFGLAEILWDVIPFDWANDSNTAATRQVLMAQIKPGSVVLFHDTYSSTVDLVYQFIPVLKANGYRLVTVSELLGPRAPGSSYGSRENGPPVNELHDIPPGDIPPLPNTPSPKPMPNFPITDIAGQNSGGPNNGA; from the coding sequence GTGCCGAAACGACCCGACAATCTCGCCTGGCGCTACGGGCGCACGGTCCTCGGCGTCGTGGTCGCGGCCGGGGTGCTGGTGATCGGCGGGCTGACCGGCCACGTCACGCGGGCCGACAACCAGAGTTGCGCCGCGGTCAAGTGTGTCGCGCTGACCTTCGACGACGGCCCCAGCCCCTACACCGACCGGCTGCTGCAGATCCTCAAAGACAACGACGCCAAAGCGACGTTCTTCGAGATCGGCAACAAGGTCGCGGCCAACCCGGCCGGCGCCAAGCGGGTCGTGGACGCCGGGATGGAGCTCGGCAGCCACACCTGGGAGCACCCCAACATGACGACCATCCCGCCGGAGGACATCGCCGCGCAGTTCTCCCGGGCCAATGACGCCATCGTCGCCGCGACCGGCCGCAAGCCCGCGTTGTACCGGCCCGCCGGCGGGCTGTCCAACCCGGCGGTGCGCCAGGCTGCGGCGAACTTCGGCCTCGCTGAGATCCTCTGGGACGTCATTCCTTTCGACTGGGCGAACGACTCCAACACCGCGGCGACTCGGCAGGTGTTGATGGCGCAGATCAAGCCGGGATCGGTGGTGTTGTTCCATGACACCTACTCGAGCACCGTCGACCTCGTTTACCAGTTCATCCCGGTGCTCAAGGCCAATGGCTACCGCCTGGTGACGGTCAGCGAGCTGCTGGGGCCGCGGGCGCCCGGCAGCAGTTACGGGAGCCGGGAGAACGGCCCGCCCGTCAACGAGCTGCACGACATTCCGCCCGGCGACATCCCGCCGCTACCGAACACCCCGTCGCCCAAGCCGATGCCGAACTTCCCGATCACCGACATCGCCGGGCAGAACTCGGGCGGGCCGAACAACGGTGCCTAG
- a CDS encoding PhoH family protein yields MTEIRTYVLDTSVLLSDPWACSRFAEHQVVVPLVVISELEAKRHHHELGWFARQALRLFDDLRLEHGRLDQPIPVGTQGGSLHVELNHTDPSVLPAGFRTDSNDSRILSCAANLAAEGKRVTLVSKDIPLRVKAAAVGLAADEYHAQDVVASGWSGMAEIETASDDIAALFADGEIDLAEARDLPCHTGIRLLGGSSHALGRVTPAKRVQLVRGDREVFGLRGRSAEQRVALDLLLDESVGIVSLGGKAGTGKSALALCAGLEAVLERRTQRKVVVFRPLYAVGGQELGYLPGSESDKMGPWAQAVFDTLEGLASPAVLDEVLSRGMLEVLPLTHIRGRSLHDSFVIVDEAQSLERNVLLTVLSRLGTGSRVVLTHDIAQRDNLRVGRHDGVAAVIEKLKGHPLFAHITLLRSERSPIAALVTEMLEEIAGPH; encoded by the coding sequence GTGACCGAAATCCGGACGTATGTGCTTGACACCTCCGTGCTGCTGTCCGACCCGTGGGCATGCAGCCGGTTCGCCGAGCACCAGGTGGTGGTTCCGCTGGTAGTGATCAGCGAACTGGAGGCCAAGCGCCACCACCACGAGCTGGGCTGGTTCGCGCGTCAGGCGTTGCGCCTGTTCGACGATCTGCGTCTGGAACACGGCCGGCTTGACCAGCCCATTCCGGTTGGGACACAAGGCGGTTCGCTGCACGTCGAGTTGAACCACACCGACCCGTCGGTGCTGCCCGCGGGCTTCCGGACCGACAGCAACGACTCGCGCATCCTGAGCTGCGCCGCCAACCTCGCCGCCGAGGGTAAGCGGGTGACCCTGGTGAGCAAGGACATTCCGCTGCGGGTCAAGGCCGCCGCGGTGGGCCTGGCCGCCGATGAATATCACGCGCAGGACGTCGTAGCCTCCGGCTGGTCCGGGATGGCCGAGATCGAGACCGCCTCCGACGACATCGCGGCGCTGTTCGCGGACGGTGAGATAGACCTGGCCGAGGCTCGGGACTTGCCGTGCCACACCGGGATTCGGTTGCTGGGTGGCAGCTCGCACGCGCTGGGCCGGGTCACGCCCGCCAAGCGGGTGCAGCTGGTTCGCGGCGACCGGGAGGTGTTCGGCCTGCGGGGTCGCTCCGCCGAGCAGCGGGTGGCTCTGGATCTGCTGCTCGACGAATCGGTGGGCATCGTCTCGCTCGGCGGCAAGGCCGGCACCGGGAAGTCGGCCTTGGCGCTGTGCGCGGGACTGGAAGCGGTGCTGGAACGCCGCACCCAACGCAAGGTGGTCGTTTTCCGCCCGCTGTATGCCGTGGGAGGCCAGGAGCTGGGTTACCTGCCCGGCAGCGAGAGCGACAAGATGGGCCCCTGGGCCCAGGCGGTCTTCGACACCCTTGAAGGTCTGGCCAGCCCGGCGGTGCTGGACGAGGTGCTCTCGCGGGGCATGCTCGAGGTGCTGCCGTTGACCCACATCCGAGGTCGGTCGTTGCACGACTCGTTCGTCATCGTCGACGAAGCCCAGTCCCTGGAGCGCAACGTGCTGCTGACCGTGCTGTCCCGGCTGGGCACCGGTTCCCGGGTGGTGTTGACGCATGACATCGCCCAACGCGACAACCTGCGGGTCGGCCGGCACGACGGGGTCGCCGCGGTGATCGAGAAGCTCAAGGGTCACCCGCTGTTCGCCCACATCACGCTGCTGCGCAGCGAGCGCTCGCCGATCGCCGCGCTGGTCACCGAAATGCTCGAGGAGATCGCCGGCCCGCACTGA
- a CDS encoding acyl-ACP desaturase: MAQKPVANALTLELEPVVESLLAHHLATEEIWFAHDYVPFDRGENFAYLGGRDWDPSQATLPRPITDACEVMLLLKDNLAAHHREFVEHFILEDYWGRWIGRWTAEEHLHAIALREYLVVTREVDPAANEDARVQYVMKGYRTEKYSQIDTLVYMALSERTYGTFCRNLAAQIEEPILAGLVDRIARDEARHEEFFANLITHLLDYSRDEVIQAIAARAADLDVPGADIDAYQDKLQAVADAGIFDRAQLQQVISERITAWGLADEPALQRFVTD, translated from the coding sequence ATGGCACAGAAACCTGTCGCTAATGCGCTGACCCTTGAACTTGAGCCCGTGGTGGAATCCCTGCTGGCACACCACCTGGCCACCGAAGAGATCTGGTTCGCCCACGACTACGTACCGTTCGACCGTGGGGAGAACTTCGCGTACCTCGGCGGGCGCGACTGGGACCCGTCCCAGGCGACGCTGCCCCGCCCGATCACCGACGCCTGCGAGGTCATGCTGCTGCTCAAGGACAACCTGGCGGCCCATCACCGCGAGTTCGTCGAGCACTTCATCCTCGAGGACTACTGGGGCCGGTGGATCGGCCGCTGGACCGCCGAGGAGCATCTGCACGCCATCGCGCTGCGCGAGTACCTCGTGGTCACCCGCGAGGTCGACCCGGCCGCGAATGAAGACGCCCGGGTCCAGTACGTCATGAAGGGCTATCGCACCGAGAAGTACTCGCAGATCGACACCCTGGTCTACATGGCCCTCTCCGAGCGCACCTATGGCACTTTCTGCCGCAACCTTGCCGCGCAGATCGAGGAACCGATTCTGGCCGGACTTGTGGACCGGATCGCGCGAGACGAAGCGCGGCACGAGGAGTTCTTCGCCAACCTGATCACCCACCTGCTGGACTACTCCCGCGACGAGGTGATCCAGGCGATTGCCGCACGTGCCGCCGATCTCGACGTCCCCGGCGCCGACATCGATGCCTACCAGGACAAGCTGCAGGCCGTGGCCGACGCCGGTATCTTCGACCGCGCCCAACTGCAGCAGGTGATCTCCGAGCGCATCACCGCGTGGGGTCTGGCCGACGAACCGGCACTGCAGCGGTTCGTCACCGACTAG